Proteins from one Actinomycetes bacterium genomic window:
- the dnaG gene encoding DNA primase, whose translation MAGRIRVEDVAAVRERARIEEVVGERVQLRSAGGGSLKGLCPFHDEKSPSFQVSPAKGLFYCFGCGVGGDAFDFVVKLDHLSFSEAVEQLAARTGVQLRYEEAGSAPGRQQGQRTRLVAAHKAAAMYYQDQLATPEAEPGRRFLAERGFDDEAVRRFAVGYAPAGWDHLTRHLRGAGFTDAELLAGGLVVQGQRGVYDRFRGRLVWPIRDLAGDVVGFGARKLLADDDGPKYLNTPETPIYRKSQVLYGLDLAKREIAKQQRAVVVEGYTDVMACHLAGVDTAIATCGTAFGSEHIKVLRRLLMDDDALRGEVIFTFDGDAAGQKAAVRAFGEDQQFVTRTFVAIERSGLDPCELRQQRGDEAVRELVESRVPLFEFAIRSVLRGEDLSYPEGRIAALNEAAPIVARIRDVALRDEYARRLSGWLGMEARPVAEAVRAAARTVSGRTPRGPASGDRSQHVTEAVARPAEKGEAGAATRPDPSDHRLTVDREALKCAIQVPALLEDGFDALVPEAFGHPAYTKVAAVVLAAGGPRAAAEQPRAWVETLQELAGDDTIRSLITELAVEPLRCDGEPDSRYAKAQAARVGERVVVRREGELRSQLQRLDGSDPQAMQELFGELVALEQRRRELRELAVGSG comes from the coding sequence ATGGCCGGCCGGATCCGCGTGGAGGACGTGGCGGCTGTCCGGGAGCGGGCCCGCATCGAGGAGGTCGTCGGCGAGCGCGTCCAGCTGCGCTCGGCCGGCGGCGGCTCGCTGAAGGGCCTGTGCCCCTTCCACGACGAGAAGTCGCCGTCGTTCCAGGTCAGCCCGGCCAAGGGGCTGTTCTACTGCTTCGGCTGCGGAGTGGGTGGGGACGCCTTCGACTTCGTCGTCAAGCTCGACCACCTGAGCTTCAGCGAGGCCGTCGAGCAGCTCGCGGCGCGCACCGGGGTGCAGCTGCGCTACGAGGAGGCCGGGTCGGCACCCGGGCGGCAGCAGGGCCAGCGGACCCGGCTCGTGGCCGCGCACAAGGCGGCGGCCATGTACTACCAGGACCAGCTCGCGACGCCTGAGGCCGAGCCGGGCCGCCGCTTCCTCGCCGAACGCGGGTTCGACGACGAGGCCGTGCGCCGCTTCGCGGTCGGGTACGCCCCCGCGGGCTGGGACCACCTCACCCGCCACCTGCGCGGGGCCGGGTTCACCGACGCCGAGCTGCTGGCCGGCGGGCTGGTCGTCCAGGGACAGCGGGGCGTCTACGACCGCTTCCGGGGCCGCCTCGTCTGGCCGATCCGCGACCTGGCCGGCGACGTCGTCGGCTTCGGCGCCCGCAAGCTGCTGGCCGACGACGACGGGCCGAAGTACCTCAACACCCCGGAGACCCCCATCTATCGCAAGAGCCAGGTCCTCTACGGACTCGACCTGGCCAAGCGCGAGATCGCCAAGCAGCAGCGGGCGGTCGTCGTCGAGGGCTACACCGACGTCATGGCCTGCCACCTCGCCGGGGTGGACACGGCGATCGCGACCTGCGGGACCGCGTTCGGCAGCGAGCACATCAAGGTGCTGCGCCGCCTGCTCATGGACGACGACGCCCTGCGCGGTGAGGTGATCTTCACCTTCGACGGCGACGCCGCCGGGCAGAAAGCCGCGGTACGCGCCTTCGGCGAGGACCAGCAGTTCGTGACGCGCACCTTCGTCGCCATCGAGCGCTCGGGGCTGGACCCCTGCGAGCTGCGCCAGCAGCGCGGCGACGAGGCGGTCCGCGAGCTCGTCGAGTCACGGGTACCGCTCTTCGAGTTCGCCATCCGCTCGGTGCTGCGCGGCGAGGACCTGTCCTATCCCGAGGGCCGCATCGCCGCCCTCAACGAGGCCGCCCCGATCGTCGCCCGCATCCGAGACGTAGCGCTGCGCGACGAGTACGCCCGTCGGCTGTCCGGCTGGCTCGGGATGGAGGCCCGCCCGGTGGCCGAGGCGGTACGTGCGGCCGCGCGTACCGTCTCCGGGCGGACCCCCCGGGGTCCAGCGTCCGGCGACCGTTCGCAGCACGTGACCGAGGCGGTGGCCCGACCGGCCGAGAAGGGCGAGGCCGGCGCAGCCACCCGACCCGACCCGTCCGACCACCGGCTCACCGTCGACCGCGAGGCCCTGAAGTGCGCGATCCAGGTGCCGGCGCTGCTCGAGGACGGCTTCGACGCCCTGGTGCCCGAGGCGTTCGGGCACCCGGCGTACACGAAGGTGGCCGCGGTCGTGCTCGCCGCTGGCGGACCGCGCGCCGCGGCGGAGCAGCCCCGCGCGTGGGTCGAGACCCTGCAGGAGCTCGCTGGCGACGACACGATCCGTTCGCTGATCACCGAGCTGGCGGTGGAGCCGCTGCGCTGCGACGGCGAGCCGGACTCCCGCTACGCGAAGGCCCAAGCGGCGCGGGTGGGGGAGCGGGTGGTCGTGCGGCGCGAGGGCGAGCTCCGCTCGCAGCTGCAACGCCTCGACGGCTCGGACCCGCAAGCGATGCAGGAGCTCTTCGGCGAGCTGGTCGCGCTGGAGCAGCGACGCCGGGAGCTACGGGAGCTCGCAGTGGGGAGCGGGTGA